A region of Drosophila mauritiana strain mau12 chromosome 3L, ASM438214v1, whole genome shotgun sequence DNA encodes the following proteins:
- the LOC117141811 gene encoding probable nuclear hormone receptor HR38, giving the protein MSSGPGGGGGEGGGGGSGQQQHNTSSSSHNNSSNNCGTAATQLSSSNNSRSITPATSTSSTGTGTGTTSTLQRRILRGHAAQTTSGERVLLINYVPQSGASATASTQSTSQLPTRKILQARASAAAAAAAASSSSSGGGGTGASSSSPPTTPAVSFAGLGSEVTVTLTRTNQRASVTSVTAAGHIVRNQQATTYHQSTNTASTASTPSGTSAIHEHMATSTSPPPLVFTHHPHHHHSQQQQQHEYHQEHQLVDHHQLDQEHIIIDHHQQTEDDQLIEYDDSGTIEEQHQQLQMQEDLQQQQPHHEVVQEVYLQ; this is encoded by the coding sequence ATGTCCAGCGGccctggaggaggaggaggagaaggtggaggcggcggcagcgggcagcagcagcataaCACCAGCAGCTCgagccacaacaacagcagcaacaattgcgGCACGGCAGCAACTCAactgagcagcagcaacaacagcaggagCATCACACCAGCTACATCGACATCATCGACTGGAACTGGAACAGGAACCACATCCACGCTGCAGCGTCGTATACTGCGCGGTCATGCGGCGCAGACGACCAGCGGCGAACGTGTCCTGCTCATTAACTATGTGCCACAATCAGGAGCATCAGCCACCGCATCCACTCAGAGTACTTCTCAATTGCCCACCCGTAAGATACTCCAGGCCAGAGCctcggcggcagcagcagcggcggcagcatcatcgtcatcatctgGTGGCGGAGGAACCGGAGCTTCATCCTCCTCGCCACCAACCACGCCAGCTGTTTCGTTTGCCGGACTGGGCTCCGAGGTGACGGTCACCTTGACGCGCACAAATCAGCGCGCTAGCGTGACCAGTGTCACTGCCGCCGGTCATATTGTTCGAAATCAGCAAGCCACAACCTATCATCAGAGCACCAACACCGCCAGCACAGCATCGACCCCAAGTGGCACGTCGGCGATCCATGAGCACATGGCCACATCAACGTCGCCACCGCCATTGGTGTTCACCCATCATCCACATCATCACCAtagtcagcagcagcagcagcatgagTATCACCAAGAGCACCAGTTGGTGGATCACCATCAGTTGGATCAGGAGCACATAATCATAGATCATCACCAACAGACGGAGGATGATCAGTTGATCGAATACGACGATAGCGGAACGATCGAGGAGCAGCATCAACAGTTGCAAATGCAGGAGGAtttgcagcaacagcagccacatCATGAAGTTGTCCAAGAGGTGTATCTCCAGTAG
- the LOC117141805 gene encoding venom dipeptidyl peptidase 4 isoform X2, producing the protein MSGNDVSVTETAQSDQNLMHTKEKKRRVRIILTVVTTVIALALLATALVFILRTDEKDADDSDDSDPDSNNAINLEDVLNGQLYAKRFNGSWSNGNSLIYKENSSIMEFDAKTGEHSILLENAHHYVLYEKSADGEFLLLAKNYKKNFRYSFLAEYDLYNLNTKTLTTLNIQNEQRYLSMVQWSPVGNALVINYDRNLYYKESALAQEIAITSDEQAGILNGIPDWVYEEEVFSSNVATWFNPSGTQLAFIKFDDSSTHLINFPYYGDAGDLRYQYPLHQVIAYPKAGSSNPRVELVMVDLKRAVAGGDFVTVMPVPPALNTETDYIVTVVSWVDDDNVLSIWMNRIQNAAYVVTFDGLNRKVIYSAESKTGWVDLYTAPFRNRNGSRLAFVLPHNNYKHVQLLSSTVASAEPQALEPLTEGKYVVDSILHWDGKNDIIFYTANTEDHPEQLHLYAIRALAKQSPKCLTCNLIKSGDVQQNYFSATFNDNNHIVITSQGPGIPTTHIYEWKYENSQVVISKVLDWETNESLRAKLKGVALPSHKILTVDIDGGFQAKVLLQLPPNLDTSGATKYPMLVDVYGGPDSYSVTNKWMVDWGTYLSSNQSVIYAKIDGRGSGLRGESLLHAIYLKLGTVEISDQINVTQKLSKLFNYIDPDHVGIWGWSYGGYAAAMALANDEAKVFKCAASIAPVTDWAYYDSIYTERYMGLPNTNELGYANSRLSTMAVKLRGKKYLLVHGTLDDNVHYQQAMILAKNLERQDILFKQISYADEDHGLSNVRPHLYHSLDRFFGECFASSRLMKSAK; encoded by the exons ATGTCTGGTAATGATGTTTCGGTGACTGAAACAGCACAGAGCGATCAG AATCTAATGCATACCAAGGAGAAAAAGCGCCGGGTGCGGATCATCCTGACTGTTGTAACCACGGTCATAGCGCTTGCTCTGTTGGCCACGGCCCTGGTTTTCATTCTCCGGACGGACGAAAAGGATGCCGACGACTCCGACGACTCCGACCCAGACTCAAACAATGCCATCAATCTGGAGGATGTGCTGAATGGTCAACTATATGCCAAGCGATTCAACGGCAGCTGGAGCAATGGAAACAGTCTCATTTACAAGGAGAATTCG TCCATCATGGAGTTCGATGCCAAGACGGGTGAACATTCCATCCTGCTGGAAAATGCGCACCATTATGTCCTGTACGAAAAGTCCGCCGATGGGGAGTTCCTTTTGCTGGCAAAGAACTACAAGAAGAACTTTCGGTACAGCTTCCTAGCGGAGTACGATCTGTACAATCTGAACACAAAAACACTGACCACGTTGAACATCCAAAATGAGCAGCGCTACCTGAGCATGGTCCAATGGTCACCGGTGGGGAATGCCCTTGTGATCAATTATGATCGGAATCTGTACTACAAGGAGAGTGCTTTGGCGCAGGAGATTGCCATCACTAGCGATGAACAAGCGGGTATACTGAATGGCATTCCCGATTGGGTGTACGAGGAGGAGGTATTCAGCTCCAATGTGGCCACCTGGTTCAATCCCTCGGGCACCCAATTGGCCTTCATCAAGTTCGACGATTCGTCCACTCACCTGATCAATTTCCCCTACTACGGAGATGCCGGAGATTTGCGCTATCAGTATCCACTGCATCAGGTTATCGCCTATCCGAAGGCTGGATCCTCAAATCCGCGGGTGGAACTGGTGATGGTCGATCTAAAGAGAGCCGTTGCCGGTGGAGATTTCGTGACCGTGATGCCGGTTCCGCCGGCCCTCAACACGGAAACGGACTACATAGTCACCGTGGTCAGTTGGGTGGACGATGACAACGTTCTGTCCATCTGGATGAACCGCATCCAAAATGCCGCCTATGTCGTCACCTTCGACGGACTCAACAGGAAAGTG ATTTATAGTGCCGAATCGAAGACCGGTTGGGTTGATCTCTATACCGCTCCGTTCCGTAACCGCAATGGATCCCGTCTGGCCTTCGTCCTGCCGCACAACAACTATAAGCACGTCCAGCTCCTGAGCTCCACGGTGGCCAGTGCCGAGCCACAAGCACTGGAGCCCCTGACCGAGGGCAAGTACGTGGTGGACAGCATCCTCCACTGGGACGGAAAGAACGACATCATCTTCTACACGGCCAACACAGAGGATCATCCCGAGCAGCTGCATCTGTACGCCATTCGGGCACTGGCCAAGCAGAGTCCCAAGTGCCTCACGTGCAATCTTATCAAGTCCGGGGATGTGCAACAGAACTACTTCTCGGCCACGTTCAATGACAATAACCACATTGTGATCACATCTCAGGGACCAGGAATTCCCACCACCCATATATACGAGTGGAAATATGAGAACT CTCAAGTTGTCATTTCTAAAGTCCTCGACTGGGAAACCAATGAAAGCCTGCGCGCCAAGCTGAAGGGCGTGGCTCTGCCTTCCCACAAAATCCTAACCGTAGACATTGACGGCGGCTTCCAGGCAAAGgtgctcctccagctgccGCCCAACTTGGACACAAGTGGCGCAACCAAGTATCCCATGCTCGTTGATGTCTATGGTGGCCCAGATTCCTATTCT gtTACCAACAAATGGATGGTGGACTGGGGCACATATTTGAGCTCCAATCAGTCTGTGATCTATGCTAAGATCGATGGTCGTGGCTCCGGACTCCGTGGAGAGAGTCTACTCCATGCCATCTACTTAAAGTTGGGCACCGTGGAGATCAGCGATCAGATCAACGTAACTCA AAAACTCTCCAAGCTGTTCAACTACATTGATCCCGACCACGTTGGCATTTGGGGCTGGTCATATGGTGGCTACGCGGCTGCCATGGCTCTGGCCAATGATGAAGCCAAGGTGTTCAAGTGTGCAGCCTCGATAGCTCCAGTCACGGATTGGGCTTACTATG ACTCCATTTACACAGAGCGCTATATGGGTCTTCCCAACACGAATGAGCTGGGCTATGCCAACTCTAGACTGAGCACAATGGCCGTGAAGCTGAGGGGAAAGAAGTACCTCCTGGTACATGGCACACTGGATGATAATGTGCACTACCAGCAGGCCATGATATTGGCCAAGAACCTGGAGCGTCAAGATATTCTCTTCAAGCAGATT AGCTACGCTGACGAGGATCATGGACTGTCCAATGTGCGACCTCATTTGTATCATTCATTGGATCGCTTCTTTGGCGAATGTTTTGCCAGCAGTCGCCTAATGAAAAGTGCCAAATAA
- the LOC117141805 gene encoding venom dipeptidyl peptidase 4 isoform X3, with amino-acid sequence MNLMHTKEKKRRVRIILTVVTTVIALALLATALVFILRTDEKDADDSDDSDPDSNNAINLEDVLNGQLYAKRFNGSWSNGNSLIYKENSSIMEFDAKTGEHSILLENAHHYVLYEKSADGEFLLLAKNYKKNFRYSFLAEYDLYNLNTKTLTTLNIQNEQRYLSMVQWSPVGNALVINYDRNLYYKESALAQEIAITSDEQAGILNGIPDWVYEEEVFSSNVATWFNPSGTQLAFIKFDDSSTHLINFPYYGDAGDLRYQYPLHQVIAYPKAGSSNPRVELVMVDLKRAVAGGDFVTVMPVPPALNTETDYIVTVVSWVDDDNVLSIWMNRIQNAAYVVTFDGLNRKVIYSAESKTGWVDLYTAPFRNRNGSRLAFVLPHNNYKHVQLLSSTVASAEPQALEPLTEGKYVVDSILHWDGKNDIIFYTANTEDHPEQLHLYAIRALAKQSPKCLTCNLIKSGDVQQNYFSATFNDNNHIVITSQGPGIPTTHIYEWKYENSQVVISKVLDWETNESLRAKLKGVALPSHKILTVDIDGGFQAKVLLQLPPNLDTSGATKYPMLVDVYGGPDSYSVTNKWMVDWGTYLSSNQSVIYAKIDGRGSGLRGESLLHAIYLKLGTVEISDQINVTQKLSKLFNYIDPDHVGIWGWSYGGYAAAMALANDEAKVFKCAASIAPVTDWAYYDSIYTERYMGLPNTNELGYANSRLSTMAVKLRGKKYLLVHGTLDDNVHYQQAMILAKNLERQDILFKQISYADEDHGLSNVRPHLYHSLDRFFGECFASSRLMKSAK; translated from the exons ATG AATCTAATGCATACCAAGGAGAAAAAGCGCCGGGTGCGGATCATCCTGACTGTTGTAACCACGGTCATAGCGCTTGCTCTGTTGGCCACGGCCCTGGTTTTCATTCTCCGGACGGACGAAAAGGATGCCGACGACTCCGACGACTCCGACCCAGACTCAAACAATGCCATCAATCTGGAGGATGTGCTGAATGGTCAACTATATGCCAAGCGATTCAACGGCAGCTGGAGCAATGGAAACAGTCTCATTTACAAGGAGAATTCG TCCATCATGGAGTTCGATGCCAAGACGGGTGAACATTCCATCCTGCTGGAAAATGCGCACCATTATGTCCTGTACGAAAAGTCCGCCGATGGGGAGTTCCTTTTGCTGGCAAAGAACTACAAGAAGAACTTTCGGTACAGCTTCCTAGCGGAGTACGATCTGTACAATCTGAACACAAAAACACTGACCACGTTGAACATCCAAAATGAGCAGCGCTACCTGAGCATGGTCCAATGGTCACCGGTGGGGAATGCCCTTGTGATCAATTATGATCGGAATCTGTACTACAAGGAGAGTGCTTTGGCGCAGGAGATTGCCATCACTAGCGATGAACAAGCGGGTATACTGAATGGCATTCCCGATTGGGTGTACGAGGAGGAGGTATTCAGCTCCAATGTGGCCACCTGGTTCAATCCCTCGGGCACCCAATTGGCCTTCATCAAGTTCGACGATTCGTCCACTCACCTGATCAATTTCCCCTACTACGGAGATGCCGGAGATTTGCGCTATCAGTATCCACTGCATCAGGTTATCGCCTATCCGAAGGCTGGATCCTCAAATCCGCGGGTGGAACTGGTGATGGTCGATCTAAAGAGAGCCGTTGCCGGTGGAGATTTCGTGACCGTGATGCCGGTTCCGCCGGCCCTCAACACGGAAACGGACTACATAGTCACCGTGGTCAGTTGGGTGGACGATGACAACGTTCTGTCCATCTGGATGAACCGCATCCAAAATGCCGCCTATGTCGTCACCTTCGACGGACTCAACAGGAAAGTG ATTTATAGTGCCGAATCGAAGACCGGTTGGGTTGATCTCTATACCGCTCCGTTCCGTAACCGCAATGGATCCCGTCTGGCCTTCGTCCTGCCGCACAACAACTATAAGCACGTCCAGCTCCTGAGCTCCACGGTGGCCAGTGCCGAGCCACAAGCACTGGAGCCCCTGACCGAGGGCAAGTACGTGGTGGACAGCATCCTCCACTGGGACGGAAAGAACGACATCATCTTCTACACGGCCAACACAGAGGATCATCCCGAGCAGCTGCATCTGTACGCCATTCGGGCACTGGCCAAGCAGAGTCCCAAGTGCCTCACGTGCAATCTTATCAAGTCCGGGGATGTGCAACAGAACTACTTCTCGGCCACGTTCAATGACAATAACCACATTGTGATCACATCTCAGGGACCAGGAATTCCCACCACCCATATATACGAGTGGAAATATGAGAACT CTCAAGTTGTCATTTCTAAAGTCCTCGACTGGGAAACCAATGAAAGCCTGCGCGCCAAGCTGAAGGGCGTGGCTCTGCCTTCCCACAAAATCCTAACCGTAGACATTGACGGCGGCTTCCAGGCAAAGgtgctcctccagctgccGCCCAACTTGGACACAAGTGGCGCAACCAAGTATCCCATGCTCGTTGATGTCTATGGTGGCCCAGATTCCTATTCT gtTACCAACAAATGGATGGTGGACTGGGGCACATATTTGAGCTCCAATCAGTCTGTGATCTATGCTAAGATCGATGGTCGTGGCTCCGGACTCCGTGGAGAGAGTCTACTCCATGCCATCTACTTAAAGTTGGGCACCGTGGAGATCAGCGATCAGATCAACGTAACTCA AAAACTCTCCAAGCTGTTCAACTACATTGATCCCGACCACGTTGGCATTTGGGGCTGGTCATATGGTGGCTACGCGGCTGCCATGGCTCTGGCCAATGATGAAGCCAAGGTGTTCAAGTGTGCAGCCTCGATAGCTCCAGTCACGGATTGGGCTTACTATG ACTCCATTTACACAGAGCGCTATATGGGTCTTCCCAACACGAATGAGCTGGGCTATGCCAACTCTAGACTGAGCACAATGGCCGTGAAGCTGAGGGGAAAGAAGTACCTCCTGGTACATGGCACACTGGATGATAATGTGCACTACCAGCAGGCCATGATATTGGCCAAGAACCTGGAGCGTCAAGATATTCTCTTCAAGCAGATT AGCTACGCTGACGAGGATCATGGACTGTCCAATGTGCGACCTCATTTGTATCATTCATTGGATCGCTTCTTTGGCGAATGTTTTGCCAGCAGTCGCCTAATGAAAAGTGCCAAATAA